A stretch of the Agromyces larvae genome encodes the following:
- a CDS encoding IS110 family transposase produces MPRRAAVRWPASITNERRGHVNTGITGHTDVEVFIGLDVGKGEHHAVALDRAGTRLFDKPLPNDETRLRTLIDELRGRGPVLLVVDQPATIGALPVAVAQAAGALVGYLPGLAMRRIADLHPGEAKTDARDALIIAETARTMPHTLRSIQVADEQIAELSMLCGFDDDLAGQIVQASNRIRGLLTQIHPALERVIGPKLDHPATLDLLQHYPTPAAMTAAGEKRLGNRLIKLAPRKGREWAGELIQALRQQTVVVLGTNAAGTVLPRLAEQLAGLRQQREDVAAEVEQLVAAHPLHPVLTSMPGVGVRTAARLLTEITGKAFPTAGHLAAYAGLAPVTRRSGSSIRGEHPSRRGNKTLKRAMFLSAFAALRDPESRAYHDRKIAQGKRHNQALIALARRRSDVLYAMLRDGTLYEVPARTQPVAA; encoded by the coding sequence ATGCCGAGACGCGCTGCCGTGCGCTGGCCGGCGTCGATCACGAATGAACGGAGGGGGCACGTGAACACAGGAATCACCGGGCACACGGACGTCGAAGTCTTCATCGGACTCGACGTTGGGAAGGGCGAACACCACGCCGTAGCCCTTGACCGTGCCGGGACGCGACTGTTCGACAAGCCGCTGCCCAACGACGAGACCCGACTGCGGACGCTGATCGACGAGCTCAGGGGCCGCGGGCCGGTACTGCTCGTCGTCGACCAGCCGGCCACGATCGGTGCCCTACCGGTCGCCGTCGCCCAGGCCGCCGGTGCACTCGTCGGCTACCTGCCAGGCCTGGCGATGCGCCGCATCGCGGACCTGCACCCCGGCGAGGCCAAGACGGATGCCCGAGACGCGCTGATCATCGCCGAGACCGCCAGAACCATGCCGCATACGCTGCGCTCGATCCAGGTCGCCGACGAGCAGATCGCGGAACTGTCGATGCTGTGCGGCTTCGACGACGACCTGGCCGGACAGATCGTGCAGGCCAGCAACCGCATCCGCGGCCTGCTCACCCAGATCCATCCCGCACTCGAGCGGGTGATCGGCCCGAAGCTGGATCACCCCGCGACCCTCGACCTGCTGCAGCACTACCCGACCCCGGCCGCGATGACCGCGGCCGGAGAGAAACGCCTCGGGAACCGGCTCATCAAACTCGCACCCCGCAAGGGTCGCGAATGGGCCGGCGAACTCATCCAGGCACTGCGGCAACAGACCGTGGTCGTCCTCGGCACGAACGCGGCCGGCACCGTCTTGCCGCGCCTGGCCGAGCAGCTGGCCGGCCTACGCCAGCAACGCGAAGACGTCGCCGCCGAGGTCGAGCAGCTCGTGGCGGCCCACCCTCTTCACCCCGTCCTGACGAGCATGCCCGGAGTCGGCGTCAGGACCGCAGCCAGACTCCTGACCGAGATCACCGGCAAAGCCTTCCCGACCGCCGGGCACCTGGCCGCCTACGCCGGACTCGCGCCCGTGACCCGTCGATCGGGATCCTCGATCCGCGGGGAGCACCCCTCCCGACGAGGCAACAAGACCCTCAAACGCGCGATGTTCCTATCCGCGTTCGCCGCCTTGCGAGACCCTGAGTCGCGCGCCTACCACGACCGCAAGATCGCCCAGGGCAAACGCCACAACCAGGCCCTCATCGCACTCGCACGACGCCGATCCGACGTCCTCTACGCCATGCTCCGCGACGGCACCCTCTACGAAGTCCCCGCCCGAACCCAACCCGTCGCCGCTTGA
- a CDS encoding universal stress protein, with the protein MGEIAVGVSGAGPATERAVRWAAERAAALGSPLRLVHVVDSAIEATGDALGSAAEELLDEALPTPELGIERRVVAGAPVIALVDKVAKRKPASDGSMT; encoded by the coding sequence ATGGGCGAGATCGCGGTAGGGGTGAGCGGGGCCGGGCCCGCGACCGAGCGGGCGGTTCGGTGGGCGGCTGAGCGGGCGGCGGCACTGGGGAGCCCGTTGCGGCTCGTGCACGTGGTCGACTCCGCGATCGAGGCGACGGGCGATGCGCTCGGCAGCGCTGCTGAAGAGTTGCTCGACGAGGCGCTTCCTACCCCCGAGCTTGGGATCGAGCGCCGGGTTGTGGCCGGCGCCCCGGTCATTGCGCTCGTCGATAAGGTGGCGAAAAGGAAGCCAGCATCCGACGGGTCGATGACGTGA